A region from the Thauera humireducens genome encodes:
- the rnc gene encoding ribonuclease III — MSLDRLQDRLGHRFRDPGLLNEALTHRSFGQPNNERFEFLGDSILNCVMSIALFGRFGQLREGELSRVRASLVRQDALYRIALDLELGDVLRLGEGELKSGGARRPSILADAMEAVFAAVFLDAGFDAAKAVIDRLYAQAVGEVDPKRPSKDPKTALQEWLQARKVALPTYTMVQALGEAHAQEFEVACEVPKFGVRTLGRGPSRRVAEQQSAELALAALRNK, encoded by the coding sequence ATGTCGCTTGACCGCCTGCAGGACAGGCTCGGGCACCGGTTTCGTGATCCTGGCCTGCTCAACGAGGCGTTGACCCACCGCAGTTTCGGGCAGCCGAACAACGAACGCTTCGAGTTTCTCGGCGACAGCATTCTCAACTGCGTGATGTCGATCGCCCTTTTCGGCCGCTTCGGCCAGCTGCGCGAGGGCGAGCTGTCGCGCGTGCGGGCCTCGCTGGTCCGCCAGGACGCGCTGTACCGCATCGCGCTCGATCTCGAGCTGGGCGATGTGCTGCGGCTGGGCGAGGGCGAACTGAAGTCGGGGGGCGCACGCCGTCCGTCCATCCTGGCCGATGCGATGGAAGCGGTGTTTGCCGCCGTCTTCCTCGATGCGGGTTTCGACGCGGCGAAGGCCGTCATCGACCGCCTCTACGCGCAGGCGGTCGGCGAGGTCGATCCCAAGCGGCCCAGCAAGGACCCCAAGACGGCCTTGCAGGAATGGCTTCAGGCGCGCAAGGTGGCGTTGCCGACATATACGATGGTGCAGGCGCTCGGCGAGGCGCATGCGCAGGAGTTCGAGGTGGCCTGCGAAGTGCCGAAATTCGGCGTCCGCACCCTTGGACGGGGCCCCAGCCGCCGCGTGGCGGAACAGCAGTCGGCCGAGCTTGCGCTGGCAGCCTTGAGGAACAAATGA
- a CDS encoding DUF4845 domain-containing protein, with protein sequence MKNHTKQRGLTLISVLIVGAVAAMAILVGFRTVPAVTEYMAVERIVGALAQEGDDGASVSQIRSSFSRRAEVDNVSSVQGADLFIEKVNGRTLVEAEYERRVPLFANVSLVIDFHATSEGR encoded by the coding sequence ATGAAGAACCACACGAAACAACGCGGCCTGACCCTCATCAGCGTGCTCATCGTGGGCGCGGTTGCGGCAATGGCGATATTGGTGGGTTTCCGCACGGTTCCGGCGGTCACCGAGTACATGGCGGTGGAGCGCATCGTCGGTGCGCTGGCGCAGGAAGGTGACGACGGTGCTTCCGTCAGCCAGATCCGCAGCAGCTTCAGCCGCCGCGCCGAGGTCGACAACGTGAGTTCGGTGCAGGGCGCGGACCTGTTCATCGAGAAGGTCAATGGGCGCACGCTGGTCGAGGCCGAGTACGAGCGTCGTGTCCCGCTGTTCGCCAACGTGAGCCTGGTGATCGACTTCCACGCCACCAGCGAGGGGCGTTGA
- the lepB gene encoding signal peptidase I, with translation MNFALILLLLLLATGVLWCFDHFHARKRRSSHEPAPWWVEYGASFFPVIVIVFGLRSFVVEPFKIPSGSMIPTLLVGDFILVNKWTYGIRLPVINKKVIEVNLPKRGDVMVFRYPADPSLDYIKRVVGLPGDRVEYRNKRLTINGEAVAIAEAGSYLHPDRLYYSPQYTEKLGEVEHAVLIERDAPAFVPQVMNFPFRENCTYTSAGVACTVPDGHYFVMGDNRDASSDSRVWGFVPEENIVGKAFFIWFNFNDMKRIGGFH, from the coding sequence ATGAACTTCGCCCTGATCCTTCTCCTGTTGCTCCTTGCCACCGGAGTGTTGTGGTGCTTCGACCATTTCCATGCGCGCAAGCGACGTTCCTCGCACGAGCCGGCGCCGTGGTGGGTGGAATACGGCGCGAGCTTCTTTCCGGTCATCGTGATCGTGTTCGGCCTGCGCTCGTTCGTGGTCGAGCCGTTCAAGATTCCTTCGGGCTCGATGATCCCGACCCTGCTGGTGGGCGACTTCATTCTCGTCAACAAGTGGACCTACGGCATCCGGCTGCCGGTGATCAACAAGAAGGTCATCGAGGTGAACCTGCCCAAGCGCGGCGACGTGATGGTGTTCCGCTATCCGGCCGATCCGTCGCTCGACTACATCAAGCGTGTGGTGGGGCTGCCGGGCGACCGTGTCGAGTATCGCAACAAGCGCCTCACGATCAACGGCGAGGCCGTCGCCATTGCCGAGGCCGGCAGCTACCTGCACCCGGATCGTCTCTACTATTCGCCCCAGTACACCGAGAAGCTCGGCGAGGTTGAGCACGCGGTGCTGATCGAACGTGACGCGCCGGCCTTCGTGCCCCAGGTGATGAACTTCCCGTTCCGTGAGAACTGCACCTACACGAGCGCCGGCGTTGCGTGTACCGTGCCCGACGGGCATTACTTCGTCATGGGCGACAATCGCGATGCCAGCAGCGACAGCCGGGTGTGGGGGTTCGTGCCGGAAGAGAACATCGTCGGCAAGGCCTTCTTCATCTGGTTCAATTTCAACGACATGAAGCGCATTGGCGGCTTTCACTGA
- the lepA gene encoding translation elongation factor 4, which produces MNHIRNFSIIAHIDHGKSTLADRLIHFCGGLSEREMEEQVLDSMDIERERGITIKAQTAALSYKAKDGQVYNLNLIDTPGHVDFSYEVSRSLAACEGALLVVDASQGVEAQTVANCYTALDLNVEVVPVLNKIDLPAADPDNARSEIEDVIGVDATEAVLCSAKTGLGVQDVLEAIVARMPAPKGNPDGPLKALIIDSWFDNYVGVVMLVRVVDGVLKPKDRILLMSSGAQYPCDQVGVFTPRSVGRDQLCAGEVGFIIAGIKELEAAKVGDTVTLANKPAAEPLPGFKEIKPQVFAGLYPVESSEYDQLRDSLEKLRLNDASLQFEPEVSQALGFGFRCGFLGLLHMDIVQERLEREFDMDLITTAPTVVYEVVLNSGEIIHVENPAKLPEVGKYAEIREPIITATIFLPQDYVGPVITLCNQKRGVQVDMRYHGRQVQLTYDMPMNEVVMDFFDKLKSVSRGYASLDYEFKEYRAADLVKLDLMVGGEKVDALSVIVHRASAQYRGRELAAKLRGLIPRQMFDVAVQAAIGSHIIARETIKALRKNVLAKCYGGDISRKKKLLEKQKEGKKRMKQVGNVEIPQEAFLAVLRTDESK; this is translated from the coding sequence ATGAACCATATCCGAAATTTCTCGATCATCGCCCACATCGACCACGGCAAATCGACCCTGGCCGATCGTCTGATTCACTTCTGCGGCGGTCTGTCCGAGCGCGAGATGGAAGAGCAGGTGCTCGACTCGATGGACATCGAGCGCGAGCGCGGCATCACCATCAAGGCGCAGACGGCGGCACTGAGCTACAAGGCGAAGGACGGCCAAGTCTATAACCTGAACCTCATCGACACCCCGGGTCACGTCGACTTCTCGTATGAGGTCAGCCGCTCGCTCGCAGCCTGTGAAGGTGCGCTGCTGGTCGTGGATGCCTCGCAGGGCGTCGAAGCCCAGACTGTGGCGAACTGCTACACCGCACTCGACCTGAACGTCGAGGTGGTGCCGGTCCTCAACAAGATCGACCTGCCGGCGGCCGACCCTGACAACGCCCGCAGCGAGATCGAGGATGTCATCGGCGTCGATGCGACGGAGGCCGTTCTGTGTTCGGCGAAGACCGGGCTCGGCGTGCAGGACGTGCTCGAGGCGATCGTCGCCCGCATGCCGGCACCGAAGGGCAATCCGGACGGGCCGCTGAAGGCGCTGATCATCGACTCGTGGTTCGACAACTACGTCGGGGTGGTCATGCTGGTGCGCGTGGTCGATGGCGTGCTCAAGCCCAAGGACCGCATCCTGCTGATGTCGTCCGGGGCACAGTACCCTTGCGATCAGGTCGGCGTGTTCACACCGCGCTCGGTTGGACGCGACCAGCTGTGCGCCGGTGAGGTGGGCTTCATCATCGCCGGCATCAAGGAACTCGAGGCGGCCAAGGTCGGTGACACGGTGACGCTGGCCAACAAGCCGGCCGCGGAGCCGCTGCCGGGCTTCAAGGAGATCAAGCCGCAGGTTTTCGCCGGCCTGTATCCGGTGGAGTCGTCCGAATACGACCAGTTGCGCGATTCGCTCGAGAAGCTGCGCCTCAACGACGCCTCGTTGCAGTTCGAGCCCGAAGTCTCGCAGGCGTTGGGTTTCGGCTTCCGCTGCGGCTTCCTCGGCCTGTTGCACATGGACATCGTGCAAGAGCGCCTGGAGCGCGAGTTCGACATGGACCTCATCACCACTGCGCCGACGGTGGTCTACGAGGTGGTGTTGAACAGCGGCGAGATCATTCATGTCGAGAACCCGGCCAAGCTGCCCGAAGTGGGCAAGTACGCGGAGATCCGCGAGCCGATCATCACCGCCACGATCTTCCTGCCGCAGGACTACGTGGGCCCCGTGATCACGCTGTGTAACCAGAAGCGCGGCGTGCAGGTCGACATGCGCTATCACGGCCGTCAGGTGCAGCTGACCTACGACATGCCGATGAACGAAGTCGTCATGGATTTCTTCGACAAGCTGAAGTCCGTTTCGCGTGGCTACGCCTCGCTCGACTACGAGTTCAAGGAGTACCGTGCTGCCGACCTGGTCAAGCTCGACCTGATGGTGGGCGGCGAGAAGGTTGATGCGTTGTCGGTTATCGTGCACCGCGCCAGCGCGCAGTACCGCGGCCGCGAGCTGGCGGCCAAGCTGCGCGGGCTGATTCCGCGCCAGATGTTCGACGTTGCCGTACAGGCCGCGATCGGTTCCCACATCATCGCGCGCGAAACGATCAAGGCGCTGCGCAAGAACGTGCTTGCCAAGTGCTATGGCGGCGACATCTCGCGCAAGAAGAAACTGCTCGAGAAGCAGAAGGAAGGCAAGAAGCGGATGAAGCAGGTCGGCAACGTCGAGATTCCGCAGGAAGCTTTCCTCGCCGTACTGCGTACCGACGAGAGCAAGTGA
- a CDS encoding glutaredoxin family protein has translation MSAVAAERTFTVLSREWCHLCHDLVAALEPIATEYGWKIEVIDVDRHPELEARWDELVPVLLHGERELCHYHLDEAAVRAYCSGFPLESRA, from the coding sequence GTGAGCGCAGTCGCGGCCGAGCGCACGTTTACGGTGCTGAGCCGTGAGTGGTGTCACCTCTGCCATGACCTGGTCGCCGCGCTCGAGCCGATTGCCACCGAGTATGGCTGGAAGATCGAGGTCATCGACGTTGATCGGCATCCGGAGCTCGAGGCGCGTTGGGACGAACTGGTGCCGGTGCTGCTGCACGGCGAGCGCGAGCTGTGCCACTACCACCTCGATGAGGCCGCAGTGCGCGCTTATTGCAGCGGTTTTCCGCTAGAATCGCGAGCCTGA
- a CDS encoding Do family serine endopeptidase produces MSLSVIRRLWMVVGLALWLPAAIAASLPDFTALVERQGAAVVNISTTQERSERAQLPFPNLDESDPMFDFFRKFIPKHPEFPGSDPDNQSLGSGFIISDDGYILTNAHVVEEAEEILVRLADKREFSARVIGADVRSDVALIKIEATGLPRVTQGDPERLKVGEWVVAIGSPFGFDQSVTAGIVSAKGRSLPDENFVPFIQTDVAINPGNSGGPLFNLRGEVVGINSQIYSRTGGFMGLSFAIPIDVAMDVQRQLRTKGRVQRGRIGVAIQEVTRDLADGFGLPRASGALVSSVEPDSPAAQGGIQQGDVIVRFAGREVGASNDLPRIVAAVQPGTSVPVDVYRAGTLQNLKLTVGEWQDPKQPAVSANGSRSAVAPNRLGLVLAPPTAAQRRDQGLSEGLVVQRSQGAAARAEVRQGDVVLAAVVSGRQVRLNSVADFDRFVGGLEAGQQVTLLVRRGEATSYVSLRAGK; encoded by the coding sequence ATGAGTCTTTCCGTCATTCGACGGCTGTGGATGGTGGTCGGACTTGCGCTGTGGCTGCCGGCTGCGATCGCCGCGTCGCTGCCCGACTTTACCGCGCTGGTGGAGCGTCAGGGCGCCGCTGTGGTGAACATCAGTACGACGCAGGAGCGCAGCGAGCGGGCGCAGTTGCCGTTCCCGAACCTGGACGAGTCGGACCCGATGTTCGACTTCTTCCGCAAGTTCATTCCGAAGCATCCGGAGTTTCCCGGCTCGGATCCCGACAACCAGTCGCTGGGCTCCGGTTTCATCATCAGCGACGATGGTTACATCCTGACGAATGCGCACGTGGTCGAGGAGGCCGAGGAGATTCTCGTGCGCCTTGCCGACAAGCGCGAGTTCAGCGCGCGCGTCATCGGTGCAGACGTGCGCAGTGACGTCGCGCTGATCAAGATCGAGGCGACGGGGCTGCCGCGTGTGACGCAGGGCGACCCCGAGCGCTTGAAGGTCGGTGAATGGGTGGTCGCGATCGGGTCGCCGTTCGGGTTCGACCAGTCGGTCACCGCGGGGATCGTCAGTGCGAAGGGGCGCTCGTTGCCCGACGAGAACTTCGTGCCTTTCATCCAGACCGACGTGGCGATCAATCCTGGCAACTCGGGTGGGCCGCTCTTCAACCTGAGGGGTGAGGTGGTCGGCATCAACTCGCAGATCTACAGCCGGACGGGGGGCTTCATGGGCCTGTCGTTCGCGATTCCGATCGACGTGGCGATGGACGTGCAGCGGCAGTTGCGGACAAAGGGCCGCGTGCAGCGCGGCCGGATCGGCGTGGCGATCCAGGAGGTCACCCGCGATCTGGCCGACGGCTTCGGTCTGCCGCGGGCGTCGGGTGCGCTGGTCAGTTCGGTCGAGCCGGACAGCCCGGCGGCGCAGGGGGGTATCCAGCAGGGCGACGTGATCGTCCGCTTCGCGGGCCGCGAGGTCGGGGCGTCTAACGACCTGCCGCGCATCGTCGCGGCGGTGCAGCCCGGTACGAGCGTGCCGGTCGATGTCTATCGCGCGGGCACCTTGCAGAACCTGAAGCTCACTGTGGGCGAGTGGCAGGATCCAAAGCAGCCTGCAGTGTCGGCCAACGGTTCGCGCTCGGCAGTGGCGCCGAACCGGCTCGGGCTGGTGCTGGCGCCGCCGACTGCGGCGCAGCGGCGCGATCAGGGGCTGTCCGAAGGCTTGGTTGTGCAGCGCTCGCAAGGGGCGGCTGCGCGGGCGGAGGTTCGCCAGGGCGACGTGGTACTGGCCGCCGTGGTCAGCGGACGGCAGGTGCGCCTGAACTCGGTGGCCGACTTCGACCGCTTCGTCGGTGGGCTTGAGGCCGGACAACAGGTGACGCTGCTGGTGCGGCGCGGCGAGGCGACCTCCTACGTCAGCCTGAGGGCGGGCAAGTGA
- a CDS encoding SoxR reducing system RseC family protein — translation MQAQAQVLQVEPGRVRLRVSNAGGGCGRCDEPGGCRSVQITQAFGLPTAEFWLPSELVLAPGDRVLIAIPDGGALKAAMASYGLGAVLLLLGAAAGVALSGEGPVDAAAAVGGALGLGFAYGLNRLLFRSRSWRTQLQMKLAPEAACLHSFEESR, via the coding sequence ATGCAGGCTCAGGCGCAGGTGTTGCAGGTGGAGCCGGGGCGGGTGCGCCTGCGGGTCTCGAATGCCGGCGGAGGCTGCGGACGGTGCGATGAGCCGGGTGGCTGTCGCTCGGTTCAGATCACTCAGGCGTTCGGCTTGCCCACGGCGGAGTTCTGGCTGCCGAGCGAGCTCGTTCTGGCCCCGGGCGATCGGGTGCTGATCGCCATCCCGGATGGTGGAGCCCTCAAGGCGGCCATGGCGAGTTACGGTCTGGGCGCCGTGCTGCTCCTGCTTGGGGCGGCTGCCGGGGTGGCGTTATCGGGCGAAGGCCCGGTCGATGCGGCGGCGGCAGTCGGTGGCGCGCTCGGGCTCGGGTTCGCGTACGGCCTCAATCGCCTGTTGTTCCGCAGCCGCAGCTGGCGCACCCAGCTCCAGATGAAGCTCGCTCCCGAGGCTGCATGCCTTCATTCGTTCGAGGAATCGCGATGA
- a CDS encoding MucB/RseB C-terminal domain-containing protein: MRGFAAVLGVCALLLQGPAFAETPADPLAWMGRIATAGQRLNYVGTFMYQSGSHVETSRIAHRVDASGEHERLEVLDGSPREVIRSGNEVRCVLPDQRTVIIDESAGRRAFPARLPVSPVGLAESYRIRKGEVGRVAGLEAQALILEPRDDLRYGHTLWAEMQSGLLLKARTVNEAGQVIEQFAFSDVRIGGDIDAQLLKPRFDDVDGWRVVNARGSELSKAESGWTVAAAPPGYALTSVMRRPLGPERGQAVHMVFSDGLASVSVFIEPMGDGAQVGLGPLASGAINIYKRSVNGHLVTALGEVPERAVRIIGDAIQPAGQ, encoded by the coding sequence ATGAGGGGTTTCGCCGCAGTTCTGGGGGTGTGCGCGCTCTTGCTGCAGGGGCCCGCATTCGCGGAAACGCCAGCGGACCCCCTGGCCTGGATGGGGCGCATCGCGACAGCCGGGCAACGACTCAACTACGTTGGGACGTTCATGTACCAGTCGGGCAGCCATGTCGAAACCTCCCGCATCGCGCATCGGGTCGACGCCAGCGGTGAGCACGAGCGGCTCGAAGTGCTGGACGGGAGTCCGCGAGAGGTCATTCGATCGGGCAACGAGGTCCGGTGTGTCCTGCCCGACCAGCGTACCGTGATCATCGACGAATCCGCCGGTCGCAGGGCTTTCCCGGCGCGTCTGCCGGTTTCACCCGTGGGGCTGGCCGAGAGCTACCGGATCCGCAAGGGTGAGGTTGGCCGGGTCGCCGGGCTCGAGGCTCAGGCGCTCATCCTCGAGCCGCGCGACGATCTGCGCTACGGTCATACCTTGTGGGCCGAGATGCAGTCGGGGCTGCTGTTGAAGGCGCGCACGGTCAACGAAGCAGGTCAGGTCATCGAGCAGTTCGCCTTCAGCGATGTCCGCATCGGCGGCGACATCGATGCCCAGTTGCTGAAGCCGCGCTTTGACGACGTCGATGGCTGGCGTGTCGTGAACGCCCGGGGCAGTGAACTTTCCAAGGCCGAGAGCGGCTGGACGGTGGCTGCGGCACCTCCGGGATATGCGCTGACCTCGGTGATGCGCCGACCGCTGGGACCCGAGCGCGGGCAGGCGGTTCATATGGTCTTCAGTGACGGACTTGCCTCGGTGTCGGTCTTCATCGAGCCGATGGGCGATGGCGCGCAGGTCGGGCTCGGGCCGCTGGCCAGTGGTGCAATCAATATCTACAAACGTTCCGTGAATGGTCATCTGGTCACGGCGCTTGGCGAAGTGCCCGAGCGCGCGGTCAGGATCATCGGCGACGCCATCCAGCCTGCCGGACAGTGA
- a CDS encoding sigma-E factor negative regulatory protein, translated as MKDKLSALIDGDLDEQAMRPIFEGLRRDETLRRDWDAYCLIGDAIRGERAGSVGFVDRVMAGLEDEPTVLAPAAFAGSASGSGLWHKLMPIAASVMGVAAVGLVAATLYSQEDPVPATIAVQRVAAPPVVASSGSSAVTVSRVQGLADDPMREYVFAHQGVSGGPMPAAVQYVRTVSAQPEGSGR; from the coding sequence ATGAAGGACAAACTCTCGGCCCTGATCGATGGTGATCTCGACGAACAGGCAATGCGACCGATTTTCGAAGGCTTGCGCCGGGATGAGACGCTGCGCCGCGACTGGGATGCGTACTGCCTGATTGGCGATGCCATCCGAGGCGAGCGAGCGGGTTCGGTCGGCTTTGTCGATCGCGTGATGGCAGGGCTGGAGGACGAGCCGACGGTACTGGCTCCGGCTGCGTTCGCCGGCAGTGCCTCGGGCAGTGGCCTGTGGCACAAGCTGATGCCCATCGCAGCTTCGGTGATGGGCGTTGCGGCCGTCGGGCTCGTGGCTGCCACGCTTTATTCGCAGGAAGACCCCGTGCCTGCGACGATTGCGGTGCAGCGGGTCGCAGCGCCCCCGGTTGTTGCCAGCAGTGGCTCGTCCGCCGTTACGGTGTCGCGCGTGCAGGGGCTGGCGGACGATCCGATGCGCGAGTACGTCTTCGCCCATCAAGGCGTCAGCGGCGGTCCGATGCCGGCCGCCGTGCAGTACGTCAGAACCGTTTCGGCGCAGCCCGAGGGCTCGGGTCGATGA
- the rpoE gene encoding RNA polymerase sigma factor RpoE, with the protein MTDREIDQQLVERVQRGDKQAFGLLVSKYQRKLNRLLSRLIRDPAEVEDVAQETFIKAYRALGSFRGDSAFYTWLYRIGINTAKNYLVSQGRRAPTSTSFDSEEAETFEDGDQLRDINTPERLMMTRQIGETVDDAMAALPEELRTAIMLRELEGLSYEEIANIMECPIGTVRSRIFRAREAIAERLRPLLDTAPDKRW; encoded by the coding sequence ATGACCGATCGTGAAATCGATCAGCAACTCGTCGAGCGCGTGCAGCGCGGCGACAAGCAGGCTTTCGGCTTGCTGGTATCCAAGTACCAGCGCAAGCTCAATCGCCTGCTGTCCAGACTGATCCGCGATCCAGCCGAAGTTGAAGACGTGGCGCAGGAAACCTTCATTAAGGCTTACCGTGCGCTGGGTTCGTTCCGCGGGGACAGTGCGTTCTACACGTGGTTGTACCGGATCGGTATCAACACGGCCAAGAACTACCTCGTATCCCAGGGACGAAGGGCACCGACTTCAACGAGTTTCGACTCGGAAGAAGCGGAAACCTTCGAAGATGGTGACCAGCTGCGCGACATCAACACGCCCGAGCGGTTGATGATGACGCGACAGATCGGGGAAACCGTCGACGATGCGATGGCAGCTCTACCCGAGGAGCTGCGGACTGCCATCATGCTGCGCGAGCTGGAGGGCCTCAGCTACGAGGAGATCGCCAACATCATGGAGTGCCCGATCGGTACGGTGCGCTCGCGGATCTTCCGCGCGCGTGAAGCGATTGCAGAGCGCCTGCGGCCGTTGCTGGATACGGCGCCGGACAAACGTTGGTAG
- the nadB gene encoding L-aspartate oxidase, producing MLKQYDVLILGSGAAGQSMALRLAECLKVALVTKRELSDSASNWAQGGIAAVLDTTDSIEAHIQDTFTAGAGLCDPVATRFVVENGKRAIEWLIDRGVPFTREADSQLGYHLTREGGHSHRRIIHAADATGAAVQTTLSAQVRAHPNIDIYEHHIAIDLVLGDKVGQPGAGCLGAYVLDIEADEVVTFAARSTVLATGGTGKVYLYTTNPDVATGDGVAMAWRAGCRVANMEFIQFHPTCLYHPQAKSFLISEAVRGEGGLLKLPDGTRFMPEHDPREELAPRDIVARAIDFEMKKRGIDCVYLDISHKPADWLRSHFPNIHARCLELGIDITKEPIPVVPAAHYSCGGIVTDLSARTDVPGLYAVGESAFTGLHGANRLASNSLLECLVFGEAAAQDILTKPRQSSPVLPDWDESRVTDADEEVVISHNWAELRRAMWDYVGIVRTTKRLKRAQHRIRMLQREIHEFYSNFRVSNDLIELRNLVVTADLIVGCALKRKESRGLHHSRDFPDLLPRARETILRPPRKRGRR from the coding sequence TTGCTGAAACAGTACGACGTACTCATTCTTGGCAGCGGCGCCGCGGGGCAATCGATGGCTCTCCGGCTCGCGGAATGCCTCAAGGTCGCTCTCGTCACCAAGCGCGAACTCTCCGACAGTGCCAGCAACTGGGCGCAGGGCGGCATCGCCGCGGTGCTCGACACCACCGACAGCATCGAAGCGCACATCCAGGACACCTTCACCGCCGGCGCCGGCCTGTGTGACCCGGTTGCGACGCGCTTCGTGGTCGAGAACGGCAAGCGCGCCATCGAATGGCTGATCGATCGCGGCGTGCCCTTCACGCGCGAGGCCGACTCCCAGCTGGGCTATCACCTCACCCGGGAGGGCGGGCACTCGCACCGCCGGATCATCCACGCTGCCGACGCAACCGGCGCCGCCGTGCAAACCACGCTTTCGGCCCAGGTACGCGCGCACCCGAACATCGACATCTACGAGCACCACATCGCCATCGACCTGGTCCTTGGCGACAAGGTCGGTCAGCCGGGTGCAGGCTGTCTTGGCGCCTACGTGCTCGACATCGAGGCCGACGAGGTCGTGACCTTCGCCGCGCGCAGCACCGTGCTCGCCACCGGCGGCACGGGCAAGGTCTACCTGTACACCACCAATCCGGACGTCGCCACCGGCGACGGCGTGGCGATGGCCTGGCGCGCGGGCTGCCGCGTCGCGAACATGGAGTTCATCCAGTTCCACCCGACCTGCCTGTACCACCCCCAGGCGAAGTCCTTCCTCATCTCGGAGGCCGTGCGCGGCGAAGGTGGGCTGCTGAAGCTGCCCGACGGCACCCGCTTCATGCCCGAGCACGACCCGCGCGAGGAACTCGCGCCGCGCGACATCGTCGCGCGCGCGATCGACTTCGAGATGAAGAAGCGCGGCATCGACTGCGTGTATCTCGACATCAGCCACAAGCCGGCGGATTGGCTACGCTCGCACTTCCCGAACATCCACGCACGCTGCCTGGAGCTGGGTATCGACATCACGAAAGAGCCGATCCCGGTCGTACCCGCCGCGCACTACTCCTGCGGCGGCATCGTCACCGACCTCTCGGCACGTACCGACGTACCCGGGCTGTACGCAGTCGGCGAATCCGCCTTCACTGGCCTGCACGGCGCCAACCGCCTCGCAAGCAATTCGCTGCTCGAATGCCTCGTCTTCGGCGAGGCAGCGGCGCAGGACATCCTGACCAAGCCGCGCCAGTCCTCTCCGGTACTGCCCGACTGGGACGAAAGCCGGGTGACCGACGCCGACGAGGAAGTCGTGATCTCGCACAACTGGGCCGAGTTGCGCCGCGCAATGTGGGACTACGTCGGCATCGTGCGCACGACAAAGCGCCTGAAACGCGCACAGCATCGCATCCGGATGCTGCAACGCGAGATCCACGAGTTCTATTCGAACTTCCGCGTCAGCAACGACCTGATCGAATTGCGTAACCTGGTGGTGACGGCAGACCTCATCGTCGGCTGCGCGCTCAAGCGCAAGGAAAGTCGCGGCCTGCATCATTCGCGCGATTTCCCCGACTTGCTCCCGCGCGCCCGCGAGACCATTCTGCGCCCGCCACGCAAGCGCGGACGTCGCTGA
- a CDS encoding protein YgfX: protein MHFPLTIALRPSRRVMASILALHCGAGLALFHVPALSMVQDGAWFSASRLLAVAAWTALLLSLGRALKAERDKGGMRLTLHGNGLVSRKDATDAAPYAVAGGGVDLGWAVWLPLADANGAVGPGRGRVRERLMLSRANVAPSHWRLLRIWLRHKAAPVDDA from the coding sequence ATGCACTTCCCGCTGACGATCGCGCTGCGCCCTTCGAGGCGCGTGATGGCGTCAATCCTGGCTCTGCATTGCGGGGCGGGATTGGCGCTTTTTCACGTGCCAGCCTTGTCGATGGTGCAGGACGGGGCCTGGTTCTCGGCCTCGCGCCTGCTGGCGGTCGCCGCATGGACTGCGCTGCTGTTGTCGCTGGGGCGTGCATTGAAGGCCGAGCGGGACAAGGGCGGCATGCGGCTGACCTTGCATGGTAATGGCCTGGTCAGCCGCAAGGATGCTACCGATGCGGCTCCATACGCGGTTGCAGGAGGCGGCGTCGATCTCGGCTGGGCGGTGTGGCTGCCGTTGGCCGACGCGAACGGAGCAGTCGGCCCGGGTCGCGGCCGTGTACGGGAGCGCTTGATGCTTTCGCGGGCCAACGTGGCGCCGTCGCACTGGCGGCTCTTGCGGATCTGGCTCCGCCACAAGGCCGCCCCGGTCGACGACGCGTGA